Proteins encoded in a region of the Ralstonia pseudosolanacearum genome:
- the fabZ gene encoding 3-hydroxyacyl-ACP dehydratase FabZ, which yields MTEPSAATTSLVSDFNIKKILELLPHRYPMLLVDRVLEMEPGKRIKAIKNVTFNEPFFNGHFPGHPVMPGVLMLEALAQTAALLTFGESNHKRQENQLYLFVSIDGARFKRQVTPGDQLVLNAELLRSKSGMWKFKVFATVGDEVAAEAEIMCAVREDKSKGDA from the coding sequence ATGACCGAACCCTCTGCCGCGACGACGAGCCTCGTCAGCGATTTCAACATCAAGAAGATTCTCGAACTGCTGCCGCACCGTTATCCGATGCTGCTGGTCGATCGCGTGCTCGAGATGGAGCCGGGCAAGCGCATCAAGGCGATCAAGAACGTCACCTTCAACGAGCCGTTCTTCAATGGCCATTTCCCGGGCCACCCGGTGATGCCGGGCGTGCTGATGCTCGAGGCGCTGGCGCAGACCGCCGCGCTGCTGACCTTCGGCGAGTCCAATCACAAGCGCCAGGAAAACCAGCTCTACCTGTTCGTCAGCATCGATGGTGCGCGCTTCAAGCGCCAGGTCACGCCGGGCGATCAGCTGGTGCTGAACGCCGAGCTGCTGCGCTCCAAGAGCGGCATGTGGAAGTTCAAGGTGTTCGCGACCGTGGGCGATGAAGTCGCGGCCGAGGCTGAGATCATGTGTGCCGTGCGCGAAGACAAGTCCAAGGGCGA
- the lpxD gene encoding UDP-3-O-(3-hydroxymyristoyl)glucosamine N-acyltransferase, with protein sequence MSFSLDELAASLGATVQGDAGLIVKSIAPLDQAGADQLAFLSNPLYLNQAVTSGAGAIIVSPRDLETLTAQGHAAGRSWLVAANPYAAFARIAQRFAALGARPVVAGIHPSACVGEGAVVPASCSIGPNVTIEAGAVLGERVRIAGNSFIGADAQVGDDTLLYANVSIYHGCVVGARCILHSGVVIGADGFGFAPDFGPQGGEWVKIPQTGRAIVGDDVEIGANTAIDRGAMADTVVEQGCKIDNQVQIAHNVHVGAYTVIAGCAAISGSTKIGRYCIIGGAANFAGHLTIADRVTVSGGTSITKSIPKPGHFTSVFPFMPHADWERNAAILRGLTRMRERLQQLEQQVKHLQQSS encoded by the coding sequence ATGTCGTTTTCGCTTGATGAACTCGCCGCGTCGCTCGGCGCGACCGTCCAGGGTGACGCCGGCCTGATCGTCAAGTCGATCGCGCCGCTGGATCAGGCCGGCGCCGATCAACTCGCCTTCCTTTCCAATCCGCTGTACCTCAACCAGGCCGTGACCTCCGGTGCCGGCGCGATCATCGTATCGCCCCGCGACCTGGAGACGCTCACGGCCCAGGGCCATGCGGCGGGCCGCAGCTGGCTCGTGGCCGCCAACCCGTATGCGGCCTTCGCGCGCATTGCCCAACGCTTCGCCGCGCTGGGCGCACGGCCCGTGGTGGCCGGCATTCACCCAAGCGCCTGCGTGGGCGAGGGGGCCGTCGTGCCGGCGTCGTGTTCGATCGGCCCGAATGTCACGATCGAAGCCGGCGCGGTGCTGGGCGAGCGCGTGCGGATCGCCGGCAACAGCTTTATCGGCGCGGACGCGCAGGTCGGTGACGACACGCTGCTCTACGCCAATGTCTCGATCTATCACGGCTGTGTGGTCGGCGCGCGCTGCATTCTGCATAGCGGCGTGGTGATCGGCGCCGACGGCTTTGGCTTCGCGCCCGATTTCGGACCGCAGGGCGGCGAGTGGGTGAAGATTCCCCAGACCGGCCGGGCAATCGTCGGCGATGACGTGGAGATCGGCGCCAACACCGCCATCGACCGCGGCGCCATGGCCGATACCGTGGTCGAGCAGGGCTGCAAGATCGACAACCAGGTGCAGATCGCGCACAACGTGCACGTGGGGGCGTACACCGTCATCGCGGGCTGTGCGGCCATCTCGGGCAGCACCAAGATCGGGCGCTACTGCATCATCGGCGGCGCGGCCAATTTCGCGGGCCACCTGACCATCGCCGATCGCGTGACCGTCTCGGGCGGCACGTCGATCACCAAGTCCATTCCCAAGCCTGGCCACTTCACCAGCGTCTTCCCGTTCATGCCCCATGCGGATTGGGAACGTAACGCGGCCATCCTCCGTGGCCTGACGCGCATGCGCGAACGGTTGCAACAACTGGAACAGCAGGTCAAGCATCTGCAGCAATCATCATGA
- a CDS encoding OmpH family outer membrane protein has product MTASIMKSMRITLSRMGVSAAFAALAAASFALPATAQEARIAAVNSERILRDSQPAKAAQAKLETEFAKRDRELQDMAAKLKAMSDKLDKDTAVLADSDRTRRQRELADMDRDFQRKQREFREDLNQRRNEELAGVLERANRVIRQIAEQRKYDLIVQEAVYVNPRIDITDEVLKTLNASPSAK; this is encoded by the coding sequence ATGACCGCATCCATCATGAAATCCATGCGCATCACGTTGTCCCGCATGGGCGTGTCCGCTGCCTTCGCAGCGCTGGCCGCCGCCAGCTTCGCGCTGCCGGCCACCGCCCAGGAAGCCCGCATCGCGGCCGTCAATTCCGAGCGCATCCTGCGCGACTCGCAGCCGGCCAAGGCCGCCCAGGCCAAGCTGGAAACCGAGTTCGCCAAGCGCGACCGTGAACTGCAGGACATGGCCGCCAAGCTCAAGGCGATGTCGGACAAGCTCGACAAGGACACCGCCGTGCTGGCCGATTCCGACCGCACGCGCCGCCAGCGCGAGCTGGCCGACATGGACCGCGATTTCCAGCGCAAGCAGCGCGAGTTCCGTGAAGACCTGAACCAGCGCCGCAACGAAGAGCTGGCCGGTGTGCTCGAGCGCGCCAACCGCGTGATCCGCCAGATCGCCGAGCAGCGCAAGTACGACCTGATCGTGCAGGAGGCGGTGTACGTGAACCCGCGCATCGACATCACCGACGAAGTGCTCAAGACACTGAACGCCTCGCCATCGGCGAAATGA
- the bamA gene encoding outer membrane protein assembly factor BamA, which yields MIRQHRFPLSMLAASVLTVCAGQAHAVEPFVIKDIRVEGVQRVEPGTVFGYLPVKVGETFTDDKGAESIRALYNTGFFKDVQIRAEGNVLVVRVEERPAISQLEFIGIKEFDKDTLRRSLRGVGVAEARYYDKSLIDRAEQELKRQYVSRGYYAADVQTTVTPVDANRVSVTFTVDEGPVAKIRQINIVGNKAFSEGDLRDEMQLSTPNWLSWYTKNDLYSKQKLTADLEALRSFYLDRGYLEFAIESTQVSITPDKKDIYLTLNIHEGEQYKVSDIKLTGELLSKQAEMEKLIKLKQGDVFSSAKLSATTKAITDLLGTYGYAFATINPQPQINQKDRTVALTLVVDPGRRVYVRRVNVVGNSKTRDEVVRREMRQMESSWFDSEKLQLSQNRINRTGYFTDTNITTEDVPGMSDQVDVNVNVTEKPTGQISLGVGFSSTDKLVLSAGIRQDNVFGSGTSLGLDVNTSKSNRTIAVTQYDPYFTVDGISRSTELYYRTYRPLYYTGDQDYRIVQQGGNIKFGVPFSETDTVFFGIGYERTTIDVTSNTPLVYQNYVAKNGRISNNFPITIGWSKDQRDSALVPTRGRYQQANLEFGIPGGDLQYYRAYYQHQYFYPVSKSFTLAFNNEIGYGHGYGNKDFPVFKNYYAGGIGSVRGYETSTLGPRDANGVAIGGASKFVGNMEFIFPLPGSGVDRTVRLFTFFDYGNVFAEGQPFKVGDMRYSTGFGLSWLSPIGPLKISMGFPIKRKAEDQTQRFQFQIGTAF from the coding sequence TTGATCAGACAACATCGCTTCCCGCTCAGCATGCTGGCGGCTTCCGTGCTGACCGTTTGCGCCGGTCAGGCTCATGCAGTGGAGCCGTTCGTCATCAAGGACATTCGCGTGGAGGGGGTGCAACGCGTCGAGCCCGGCACCGTATTCGGCTATCTGCCCGTGAAGGTGGGTGAGACCTTCACCGACGACAAGGGCGCCGAATCGATCCGCGCGCTGTACAACACCGGTTTCTTCAAGGATGTACAGATCCGCGCCGAGGGCAACGTGCTGGTGGTGCGCGTGGAGGAACGTCCGGCAATCTCCCAGCTGGAATTCATCGGCATCAAGGAATTCGACAAGGACACGCTGCGCCGCTCGCTGCGCGGCGTGGGCGTGGCCGAGGCGCGCTACTACGACAAGTCCCTGATCGACCGTGCCGAGCAGGAACTCAAGCGTCAGTACGTCTCGCGCGGCTACTACGCCGCCGACGTGCAGACCACGGTCACGCCGGTCGACGCCAACCGGGTGTCCGTCACGTTCACGGTGGATGAAGGCCCGGTCGCCAAGATCCGCCAGATCAACATCGTCGGCAACAAGGCCTTCTCCGAGGGCGACCTGCGCGACGAGATGCAGCTGTCCACGCCCAACTGGCTGTCGTGGTACACCAAGAACGACCTCTACTCCAAGCAGAAGCTGACGGCCGACCTGGAAGCGCTGCGCTCGTTCTACCTGGACCGCGGCTACCTGGAATTCGCCATCGAATCGACCCAGGTGTCGATCACGCCGGACAAGAAGGACATCTACCTGACGCTGAACATCCATGAGGGTGAGCAGTACAAGGTGTCCGACATCAAGCTGACCGGCGAGCTGCTGTCCAAGCAGGCCGAGATGGAGAAGCTGATCAAGCTCAAGCAGGGCGACGTGTTCTCGTCGGCCAAGCTGTCGGCCACCACCAAGGCGATCACCGACCTGTTGGGCACGTACGGCTACGCCTTCGCGACCATCAACCCGCAGCCGCAGATCAACCAGAAGGACCGCACGGTCGCGCTCACGCTGGTGGTCGATCCGGGCCGTCGCGTGTACGTGCGCCGCGTGAACGTGGTCGGCAACAGCAAGACGCGCGACGAAGTGGTGCGCCGCGAGATGCGCCAGATGGAGTCGTCGTGGTTCGACAGCGAGAAGCTGCAGCTCTCGCAGAACCGCATCAACCGCACCGGCTACTTCACCGATACCAACATCACCACCGAAGACGTGCCGGGCATGTCCGACCAGGTCGATGTCAACGTCAACGTGACCGAGAAACCGACCGGCCAGATCAGCCTGGGCGTGGGTTTCTCCTCGACCGACAAGCTGGTGCTGTCGGCCGGCATCCGCCAGGACAACGTGTTCGGTTCCGGTACCAGCCTGGGCCTGGACGTGAACACCTCCAAGTCCAACCGCACCATCGCTGTGACGCAGTACGACCCGTACTTCACGGTCGACGGCATCAGCCGCTCGACCGAGCTGTACTACCGCACGTACCGCCCGCTGTACTACACCGGCGATCAGGATTACCGCATCGTGCAGCAGGGCGGCAACATCAAGTTCGGCGTGCCGTTCTCGGAAACCGATACCGTGTTCTTCGGCATCGGCTACGAGCGCACGACCATCGACGTGACCTCCAACACGCCGCTGGTCTACCAGAACTACGTGGCCAAGAACGGCCGCATTTCGAACAACTTCCCGATCACCATCGGCTGGTCGAAGGACCAGCGCGACAGCGCTTTGGTGCCGACGCGCGGCCGCTACCAGCAGGCCAACCTGGAGTTCGGCATTCCGGGCGGCGACCTGCAGTACTACCGTGCGTACTACCAGCACCAGTACTTCTATCCGGTGTCGAAGTCGTTCACGCTGGCGTTCAACAACGAGATCGGCTACGGCCACGGCTACGGCAACAAGGACTTCCCGGTCTTCAAGAACTACTACGCCGGCGGTATCGGTTCGGTGCGCGGCTACGAGACCAGCACGCTGGGCCCGCGCGATGCCAATGGCGTGGCCATCGGTGGTGCCAGCAAGTTCGTCGGCAACATGGAATTCATCTTCCCGCTGCCGGGCTCGGGCGTGGACCGCACCGTCCGCCTGTTCACCTTCTTCGACTACGGCAACGTGTTCGCCGAAGGCCAGCCGTTCAAGGTCGGTGACATGCGCTACTCCACCGGTTTCGGCCTGTCGTGGCTGTCGCCGATCGGTCCTCTGAAGATCAGCATGGGCTTCCCGATCAAGAGGAAGGCCGAAGACCAGACGCAACGCTTCCAGTTCCAGATCGGGACTGCATTCTAA